One window from the genome of Gimesia aquarii encodes:
- a CDS encoding BatA domain-containing protein, with protein MSFLTPLYLFGIIAVGLPILLHLVRHQPKNVFQFSTLRFLEHKPPQTNRKNKIEHWLLLLLRAVAVMLLVAAFARPFFKSKDLELTANSTTQQTILLIDTSSSMRRETLWNAALEKAKNIIQQAGKNQIAIYTFDSKLTPVKGLNETKQLKTHQSRKFDQERLTKLTPGWNSTNLGKALTEIAAILQQQAASDPAKTSLQNSTIELITDFQAGSQINSLNSFSWPEELKVRLHRLSVKETSNAGLQLLALNESSEATVRIVNAADSKAEQFTLTCQGKESTSKQVYVPRGQSRVVEIPTQEEMEHVKEIVLSGDEHDFDNTLYLQPGTKTKLNVVHYATPETSDTQSPDFFAKRAFPSTKSREVHYLTVGPDSPKILISSTKIHLMILSRQLSQSETSLVKQYLQQGGIVLCSLHDESASQTLKSLLPFPQKITRKVTVAPAEVNGYALLTNIHFDHPTFQMFQAPEFSDFTKLKFWKYQRLSLPDSIPHQVLARFDHDNPAILNIPSGEGQLIVMTFGWTPQESQFALSTKFVPMMNAILAQNAKLVEVPSQFTVDDNFKLPNIKQLTKITNLNSSPIKLAIGKTDLEENIQPGLYEVMVEHENMPAQKFAVNLAIDESKTAPLAMEKLEALGVKFLKPGETTEAESKSFDIRRQALIRELEQKQKIWRWLIIVALAMLCLETLLAKWIASPTSATRKA; from the coding sequence TTGAGTTTTTTGACCCCACTCTATTTATTTGGAATCATAGCCGTCGGCTTACCGATCTTATTGCATCTGGTCAGACATCAACCTAAAAATGTCTTTCAATTCAGCACGCTCCGCTTCCTGGAACACAAGCCCCCTCAGACGAACCGCAAAAACAAAATTGAACACTGGCTACTATTACTGCTTCGGGCTGTCGCCGTAATGTTATTGGTCGCCGCTTTTGCACGTCCCTTTTTCAAAAGCAAGGATCTCGAGCTGACTGCGAATTCCACAACTCAGCAAACTATTTTGTTGATCGATACGAGTTCCAGCATGCGGCGGGAAACACTTTGGAACGCAGCTTTAGAAAAAGCCAAAAACATCATTCAACAAGCGGGGAAGAATCAAATCGCAATCTACACCTTTGATTCGAAGCTGACTCCTGTTAAAGGTCTTAATGAAACAAAACAGCTAAAAACTCATCAGTCTCGTAAATTCGATCAGGAGCGGCTCACAAAGTTAACCCCTGGATGGAATTCAACAAATCTTGGTAAGGCTTTGACTGAAATTGCTGCGATCTTACAGCAGCAGGCCGCTTCCGATCCAGCAAAAACCTCTCTGCAAAACAGCACGATTGAACTGATCACTGATTTCCAGGCAGGTTCTCAAATTAATTCACTTAATAGTTTCTCATGGCCAGAGGAACTCAAAGTTCGTTTACATCGACTGTCAGTCAAAGAAACAAGTAATGCCGGTTTACAATTGCTCGCATTGAATGAGTCATCCGAGGCGACTGTGCGCATCGTCAATGCCGCCGATTCCAAAGCGGAGCAATTTACACTCACCTGCCAGGGGAAAGAGAGTACATCGAAACAAGTTTATGTTCCCCGAGGTCAATCACGCGTGGTCGAGATACCGACACAAGAAGAAATGGAGCATGTCAAAGAAATTGTTCTCAGTGGCGATGAGCACGATTTCGATAATACGCTTTATCTTCAACCAGGTACAAAAACAAAATTGAATGTCGTGCATTACGCCACACCCGAAACCAGCGACACTCAATCTCCTGATTTTTTTGCCAAACGGGCGTTTCCTTCCACCAAATCGCGAGAAGTTCATTATCTCACAGTCGGCCCTGATTCACCCAAAATTCTGATTTCTTCGACCAAGATTCATCTGATGATACTCAGCCGCCAACTATCACAGTCTGAAACCAGTCTGGTGAAACAGTATCTGCAACAAGGTGGAATCGTGCTCTGTTCTTTACATGATGAGAGCGCCAGCCAAACGTTAAAATCATTACTTCCGTTCCCACAAAAAATAACCAGAAAAGTGACAGTTGCTCCCGCCGAAGTAAATGGCTACGCACTACTCACGAACATTCACTTTGATCATCCCACTTTTCAAATGTTTCAGGCTCCTGAATTCTCAGACTTTACAAAACTGAAGTTCTGGAAGTATCAACGACTGAGCTTGCCAGACAGTATACCACATCAGGTTCTCGCGCGCTTCGATCATGACAATCCTGCGATTCTGAATATTCCAAGTGGAGAAGGGCAGTTGATCGTCATGACATTTGGTTGGACTCCCCAGGAAAGTCAGTTCGCACTCTCTACCAAATTTGTGCCGATGATGAATGCGATTCTGGCTCAGAATGCAAAGCTAGTCGAAGTTCCTTCACAATTCACAGTCGACGATAATTTCAAATTGCCGAACATCAAACAACTCACAAAAATCACTAACCTCAACTCATCCCCCATTAAGTTAGCTATCGGCAAAACCGACCTTGAAGAAAACATTCAACCGGGTCTCTATGAGGTCATGGTCGAACACGAAAACATGCCAGCACAAAAGTTTGCGGTCAATCTGGCAATTGACGAAAGCAAAACCGCCCCACTAGCAATGGAAAAGCTGGAAGCATTGGGAGTCAAGTTCCTTAAACCTGGTGAAACCACCGAAGCAGAGTCAAAGTCTTTCGATATTCGACGTCAGGCACTCATACGAGAACTGGAACAAAAACAAAAAATCTGGCGTTGGCTGATCATTGTCGCTCTCGCAATGCTTTGTCTGGAAACCTTGCTGGCGAAATGGATCGCCAGTCCTACTTCAGCGACACGAAAGGCGTAA
- a CDS encoding DUF4175 family protein — protein MADHCRSRNALSGNLAGEMDRQSYFSDTKGVNMGLPDLIQQLNQVVFRYEASRKLKRLTLIWLAASGLTILACLFLKPISSQQDQLFLLAVLLGIPFLAAIGTLFSRVHKLLSPANRHKVATLIERTYPDLDTSLLATLELENAMNEVRPTFLQHRLVQQVIEHGTHHDWRQTISNRKLFLQSTAHVLCFIAWFIGCLSCWSYLKAAPLPKETPLATALVNKQYLVEIKPGTTELEKDHPLLITARFTGETPETATLRIVSTSDEPQTIPLDKHLDDPVFAVRLPMITHDLSYVVQADSWESETYQVKVFVLPELVQLDTVINAPDYTGRPTQKMEDALQMSAIVGSSIELQARFNKPVQTALLESENQQPLPLKVSSDGMSARIRIIAENNQSWNLRLIDSQSRENRTPPYIDLVVVPNLPPEIKVTFPARDTRVSPLEEALIQGSVSDDFGLQQVSLVYTIPGQTAQTLSLRETTKPVLEFVAEHLLSMERLQVQPDTLISYYLFAEDIAPDGNTRKVLSDMYFMEVRHFEEIFREGRSASSSSQSKKSGGNAKQVEKLAEQQKQIINATWKIIRREIKSTVSDQFNKDVSTVQEAQQALVASVLKLGSKIKSHKSKVIIDSVVQKMQETVSILDSVNQSRNVEQLTAALNTEQSSYQLLLKLRAREHRVSQNKNGGGSKGGGSSRSQQQMQQLELTNKKQRYETENQASQAQAAQPDREALQILNRLRELAQRQKDLNEQLKALSDKKRLAKNDQEREEIERQLKRLRERQRELLRNTDEVAQKMDQSKKASSAKSRRELEQTRSHLQQSSEALKKGQVSRALNSGTRAQQQLDQLKNEFRKKTANQFADAMRSLNKQAEQLNEKQKEISQALNKQQQLTQPEKKRSLRKNKGQQALADKLHEQESDLKNLVEQMKKIVQESEKSEPLLSKHLYDAIRKTRPYRPADSLKNAANFLKEGASERAQQAEQRAAEGIEAMKQGIEVAAESVLGNDLESLKRAREAIKALSSEMKNEQKLAGNPNSQNQRTASSPKATPSGSPKTPTDKQSNSSKPGQQKQAGSPSGQGKSPVQLASAQKGKGQSSGSKPGVSQSSTSKAGPKSLKSAKGKPKGGSGGSQGGPGGQTTGPITGNQFRKWSDRMRDVEEMVGDPDLRSKVAQIRERAQSMREEFKRHSKVPKGDLVNAQILEPLAELQKILSNEIIKRGAQTTLAPIDGDPVPEKYSDLVRRYYEELGSGK, from the coding sequence TTGGCTGATCATTGTCGCTCTCGCAATGCTTTGTCTGGAAACCTTGCTGGCGAAATGGATCGCCAGTCCTACTTCAGCGACACGAAAGGCGTAAATATGGGCCTTCCCGATCTCATACAACAACTTAATCAAGTCGTGTTTCGTTATGAGGCCAGTCGAAAATTGAAACGGCTGACACTGATTTGGCTGGCTGCCAGCGGCCTGACGATACTCGCATGTCTCTTTCTCAAACCGATTTCCTCGCAGCAAGACCAACTCTTTTTATTGGCTGTACTGCTTGGGATTCCATTTTTAGCTGCGATAGGAACACTTTTTTCTCGGGTTCACAAACTCCTTTCGCCCGCCAACAGACATAAAGTTGCAACATTAATAGAACGAACTTATCCAGACCTCGATACCAGTCTGCTGGCTACATTGGAATTGGAAAACGCGATGAATGAAGTTCGCCCGACATTTCTACAACATCGCCTGGTTCAACAAGTCATCGAACACGGGACTCACCACGATTGGCGACAAACCATCTCCAACCGCAAGTTATTTCTGCAAAGTACCGCTCATGTACTCTGTTTCATAGCCTGGTTTATTGGTTGCCTCAGTTGCTGGTCCTACCTGAAAGCAGCGCCTCTGCCAAAAGAAACCCCACTCGCGACTGCCTTAGTTAACAAACAGTATCTGGTCGAAATCAAACCGGGAACAACAGAGCTTGAAAAAGATCATCCTTTGTTGATCACTGCCCGTTTTACAGGAGAAACTCCCGAAACGGCAACCTTGCGAATCGTCTCAACTTCAGATGAACCCCAAACCATCCCATTGGACAAGCATCTGGACGATCCTGTATTTGCGGTCCGACTGCCTATGATTACTCATGATCTTTCCTATGTCGTCCAGGCAGATTCCTGGGAATCAGAAACCTATCAGGTCAAAGTCTTTGTTCTGCCTGAACTGGTTCAACTGGATACGGTGATTAACGCTCCTGACTATACAGGACGACCCACGCAAAAAATGGAAGACGCGTTACAAATGAGTGCGATCGTCGGTTCGTCAATTGAGTTACAGGCTCGTTTTAACAAACCAGTGCAAACCGCGTTACTCGAATCAGAAAATCAGCAACCGCTTCCGCTGAAAGTCAGCTCAGATGGCATGTCAGCCCGAATCAGAATCATCGCAGAGAATAACCAGTCCTGGAATCTGCGTTTGATCGATTCTCAATCACGCGAAAATCGAACACCACCTTATATTGATCTGGTGGTCGTTCCCAACCTGCCTCCCGAAATCAAGGTCACATTTCCAGCCCGGGATACGCGTGTCTCTCCACTGGAAGAAGCGTTAATTCAAGGTAGTGTCAGTGATGATTTTGGTCTGCAACAAGTGAGTCTCGTCTATACAATTCCCGGACAAACAGCGCAGACTCTCTCGCTACGTGAAACAACAAAGCCTGTTTTAGAATTTGTCGCAGAACATCTGCTCTCTATGGAACGCCTCCAGGTCCAGCCAGACACTTTAATTTCGTATTACCTCTTTGCAGAAGATATTGCCCCTGATGGTAACACGCGCAAGGTACTCAGTGATATGTACTTCATGGAAGTTCGCCACTTTGAGGAAATCTTCAGAGAAGGCCGATCTGCGAGTAGCTCATCACAATCAAAAAAGTCTGGAGGGAATGCAAAGCAGGTAGAAAAACTGGCGGAACAACAAAAACAAATCATCAATGCGACCTGGAAAATTATTCGAAGGGAAATCAAATCCACAGTCTCTGATCAATTCAACAAAGATGTATCGACGGTTCAGGAAGCTCAACAGGCATTAGTTGCCAGTGTTTTAAAACTGGGTTCAAAGATTAAATCGCATAAGTCCAAAGTAATCATCGATTCTGTCGTCCAAAAAATGCAGGAAACCGTCTCGATTCTCGATTCAGTCAATCAATCTCGCAATGTTGAACAACTCACGGCTGCCCTCAATACAGAACAGTCAAGTTACCAATTATTGTTGAAACTGAGAGCAAGAGAACATCGTGTTTCACAAAACAAAAATGGTGGAGGCAGTAAAGGAGGAGGTAGCAGTCGCTCTCAACAGCAAATGCAACAACTTGAGTTGACCAACAAGAAACAACGTTACGAAACAGAAAACCAGGCGTCTCAAGCTCAAGCAGCACAACCTGATCGCGAAGCATTACAAATTCTCAATCGACTCAGAGAACTTGCACAACGTCAAAAAGATCTGAATGAACAATTGAAAGCGTTATCTGATAAAAAGCGGCTCGCAAAAAATGACCAGGAACGAGAAGAAATCGAACGGCAACTCAAGCGACTTAGAGAGCGTCAACGGGAATTGCTCCGTAATACCGACGAAGTGGCCCAAAAAATGGATCAGTCGAAAAAAGCCTCTTCCGCAAAATCGAGACGCGAACTTGAACAAACGCGTTCTCACTTACAACAAAGCTCAGAAGCACTGAAAAAAGGACAGGTCTCCCGCGCACTCAATTCAGGCACCAGAGCACAACAACAATTGGATCAACTCAAAAATGAATTCCGCAAAAAAACAGCCAACCAATTTGCAGATGCAATGCGTTCCCTGAATAAGCAGGCAGAACAGCTTAATGAGAAGCAAAAAGAAATCAGCCAGGCACTCAACAAACAACAGCAGTTAACGCAGCCAGAAAAAAAACGTTCATTACGTAAAAATAAAGGGCAGCAGGCACTGGCCGACAAATTACACGAACAGGAATCCGATCTGAAAAATCTTGTCGAGCAAATGAAGAAAATCGTTCAGGAATCAGAAAAATCAGAGCCTTTACTTTCGAAACATCTTTATGATGCGATTCGGAAAACCAGACCTTATCGTCCTGCAGATTCCTTAAAAAATGCAGCCAACTTTCTGAAAGAGGGTGCCTCTGAACGTGCACAGCAGGCGGAACAACGTGCCGCAGAGGGAATTGAGGCAATGAAACAGGGAATCGAAGTTGCTGCTGAAAGCGTTTTAGGAAATGACCTGGAATCTCTTAAACGGGCGAGAGAGGCAATCAAAGCACTCTCATCAGAAATGAAGAACGAACAAAAGCTGGCTGGCAACCCGAATTCACAAAACCAGCGCACCGCTTCTTCACCAAAAGCCACACCCTCTGGTAGCCCAAAAACTCCTACAGATAAACAATCGAATTCCTCAAAGCCGGGACAGCAAAAGCAGGCTGGTTCGCCTTCCGGTCAGGGTAAATCTCCTGTGCAACTCGCTTCTGCACAAAAGGGAAAAGGGCAGAGTTCTGGATCAAAACCGGGAGTTTCACAATCATCAACATCAAAGGCAGGTCCGAAATCACTGAAAAGCGCTAAGGGAAAACCCAAAGGTGGCTCGGGTGGCAGTCAGGGAGGTCCTGGAGGTCAAACAACCGGGCCAATTACAGGTAATCAATTTCGAAAGTGGTCTGACCGTATGCGGGATGTGGAGGAAATGGTAGGCGATCCCGATCTCCGCAGTAAAGTGGCTCAGATTCGAGAACGTGCACAAAGTATGCGTGAGGAATTTAAACGACACTCTAAAGTACCGAAGGGAGACCTGGTTAATGCGCAAATCCTGGAACCGCTGGCTGAACTTCAAAAAATATTGTCCAACGAAATCATTAAACGAGGCGCGCAAACAACGTTGGCACCAATCGACGGTGACCCGGTACCGGAAAAATACTCCGATCTGGTCCGTCGCTATTATGAAGAATTAGGGAGTGGAAAATGA